A single window of uncultured Methanospirillum sp. DNA harbors:
- a CDS encoding PRC-barrel domain-containing protein, translating to MKNQITDLIGLKIYSENGMFIGEVEDLVLDIDSKRIDSIAAGKLNPDVIEVKTHKGIKIPFRLVKSISDVVVIRHIQNMFKDDADL from the coding sequence ATGAAGAATCAGATTACTGACCTTATCGGCCTTAAGATATACTCTGAGAACGGTATGTTCATCGGTGAGGTGGAAGACCTCGTTCTTGACATTGATTCAAAGCGAATAGACTCAATAGCGGCAGGGAAACTGAATCCTGATGTTATCGAAGTCAAGACCCATAAGGGTATCAAGATTCCGTTCAGGTTGGTCAAGAGCATCTCTGATGTGGTTGTGATACGCCATATTCAGAATATGTTCAAGGATGATGCTGACCTCTGA
- a CDS encoding tRNA(His) guanylyltransferase Thg1 family protein, protein MKEREIYTGIKALAPVIVRLDGRAFHQFLARQSLKRPFDDGFSLAMVNVCSSLLIESGFAPLFAYTFSDEISIYLDELPFEGRVEKLASVIASLASSSLTIAMKPPSPISFDARIIPVEKGMVTEYLNWRQKEAWRNHINGYSQALLLQDGVGRTEVQRRLNGISARELHEICFQHGVNLAQTPAWERRGIMVYHTQYTKEGYNPVTQEKTEAIRRRVYVDRDIPVFSSEEGQAFVERILGH, encoded by the coding sequence GTGAAAGAGCGGGAGATATACACTGGGATAAAAGCCCTTGCGCCCGTTATCGTCAGGCTTGATGGTCGAGCCTTTCACCAGTTTCTTGCACGTCAATCTCTTAAACGTCCCTTTGATGACGGATTTTCTCTGGCGATGGTGAATGTCTGCTCTTCTCTTCTTATTGAAAGCGGGTTCGCACCTCTCTTTGCATACACCTTTTCAGATGAGATAAGTATCTATCTTGATGAACTCCCGTTTGAGGGGCGCGTTGAGAAACTTGCCTCGGTGATCGCCTCACTGGCTTCAAGTTCTCTGACTATTGCTATGAAACCTCCATCACCGATCTCATTTGATGCACGAATCATTCCTGTTGAAAAGGGCATGGTTACAGAGTACCTGAACTGGCGACAGAAAGAGGCATGGCGCAACCATATCAACGGGTATAGCCAGGCACTTCTCCTGCAGGACGGAGTTGGCAGGACTGAGGTTCAGCGCCGGCTGAATGGCATCAGTGCACGTGAACTTCATGAGATCTGTTTTCAGCACGGTGTTAATCTTGCACAGACTCCCGCATGGGAACGCCGGGGGATTATGGTGTACCACACCCAGTATACAAAGGAAGGATACAATCCGGTGACACAGGAGAAGACCGAGGCGATCAGGAGAAGGGTGTATGTTGACCGGGACATCCCAGTTTTTTCATCAGAAGAAGGGCAGGCGTTTGTAGAGAGGATACTTGGTCATTGA
- a CDS encoding CBS domain-containing protein encodes MAYLKDSSQARGKDHRILSHHHLFIDLSEYCIMDGSFRIGRLFGIPIMIHFTFLLIIPIFAWLIGTDITFTVSMVSDLFHVQLNDELITQGYIPYLLGFVIAIGLFLGVFVHELAHSLIARRAGIAIGSITLLFFGGVASIEDRDTDPRVEFWMALAGPAMSLALGLVCIALLYGTPLVIADPALAGMVTYVWGYLAILNILLFIFNLLPAFPMDGGRVLRAYLALRMPLHKATGIASTIGKAFAVIFGLIGLVIFSPILILIAFFIYIGAGQESNVTRYKFLLKDVTTREIMSQPVMSVQPGMPLTEVIAMMYQTKHLGFPVIDRGYLAGIITLDDITRVSSIDRDAMQVKDSMTTDVITLPPEAPVFDALRIMTQYNIGRIPVIENGSVAGIITKSDIFTVMELREM; translated from the coding sequence ATGGCATACCTGAAGGACAGCAGCCAGGCGAGAGGAAAAGACCACCGGATCCTCAGTCATCACCATCTGTTTATTGATCTCAGTGAATACTGTATTATGGATGGATCATTCAGAATCGGACGACTGTTTGGTATTCCGATCATGATACATTTTACCTTCCTTCTGATAATCCCAATATTTGCCTGGCTGATCGGGACCGACATCACATTCACGGTCTCGATGGTATCAGATCTTTTCCATGTTCAGCTCAATGACGAGTTGATCACGCAGGGGTACATCCCGTACCTTCTCGGATTCGTGATCGCCATTGGGTTGTTCCTGGGCGTATTTGTTCATGAACTTGCCCATTCACTCATCGCCAGACGGGCAGGTATTGCTATCGGCAGTATCACGCTCCTGTTTTTTGGAGGTGTTGCATCTATTGAGGATCGGGATACTGATCCAAGAGTTGAATTCTGGATGGCCCTGGCTGGCCCGGCCATGAGCCTGGCTCTCGGCCTTGTTTGCATCGCACTGCTCTATGGAACACCCCTGGTGATAGCAGATCCTGCTCTCGCCGGTATGGTCACATACGTCTGGGGATACCTGGCAATCCTGAATATTCTGCTCTTTATCTTCAACCTGCTCCCTGCCTTTCCGATGGACGGGGGGCGGGTGCTCAGAGCATACCTTGCACTCAGGATGCCACTTCATAAGGCAACCGGCATCGCATCCACCATAGGAAAAGCGTTTGCAGTCATCTTCGGTCTCATTGGTCTGGTCATCTTCTCACCCATCCTTATCCTGATTGCCTTTTTCATCTATATCGGCGCAGGACAGGAATCGAATGTCACCAGGTACAAGTTCCTGCTCAAGGATGTTACAACAAGGGAGATCATGTCACAGCCGGTTATGTCAGTCCAGCCCGGGATGCCGCTCACAGAAGTGATTGCCATGATGTACCAGACCAAGCATCTTGGATTTCCGGTCATCGACCGGGGTTATCTGGCTGGTATCATCACCCTTGATGACATTACGCGTGTCTCATCAATTGACCGTGATGCAATGCAGGTGAAAGACTCAATGACCACCGATGTAATAACCCTTCCACCTGAAGCTCCGGTATTTGATGCACTCAGGATCATGACTCAGTATAATATCGGCAGAATTCCGGTGATAGAAAACGGGTCTGTTGCCGGTATCATCACCAAGTCAGATATCTTCACCGTGATGGAACTGCGTGAGATGTAA